The following proteins come from a genomic window of Populus nigra chromosome 6, ddPopNigr1.1, whole genome shotgun sequence:
- the LOC133696797 gene encoding serine/threonine-protein kinase BLUS1-like, producing MAPVVIHSHTGYSIKADIWSFCIIALELAHYRPPLSHLPPSRCSIMKITQRFRFSDYHDEKHKKNCRNKKFSKALKVMYETLMQKILQQLSYFLVKNVFHGLPSVKALYGMSSPSGTDIEEQEDHEDIEGDSVVQNVKYRRISGWNFNEEVFELDPRRHVGIIIGLLGAETDGEERMVQTEKQENLISDAVKATASFTNGEIFISILTFLWKMEFWHLKLPISVA from the exons ATGGCACCAGTGGTTATACACTCACATACAGGATATAGTATCAAAGCTGATATATGGTCTTTTTGTATTATTGCATTGGAATTAGCCCATTATCGCCCTCCTTTGTCTCACCTGCCTCCTTCGAGGTGTTCGATCATGAAGATAACACAGAGGTTTCGATTCTCTGATTATCATGATGAAAAGCACAAGAAGAATTGCAGGAACAAGAAGTTTTCTAAGGCTTTGAAGGTGATGTACGAGACACTGATGCAGAAGATTCTGCAGCAATTAAGCT ACTTTTTGGTCAAGAATGTTTTCCATGGGTTGCCAAGTGTTAAGGCTTTGTATGGGATGTCAAGCCCTAGTGGTACTGATATTGAAGAACAAGAGGATCACGAGGATATAGAGGGTGACTCTGTTGTTCAAAATGTGAAGTATAGAAGGATAAGTGGCTGGAACTTCAATGAAGAAGTATTCGAGCTTGACCCA CGAAGGCATGTGGGAATTATAATTGGTCTCTTAGGAGCGGAGACTGATGGAGAGGAACGAATGGTGCAAACGGAGAAGCAAGAGAACTTGATTTCTGATGCAGTTAAAGCCACCGCTTCATTTACCAATGGCGAGATTTTCATCAGTATATTGACTTTTTTGTGGAAGATGGAATTCTGGCATCTCAAGCTTCCGATTTCTGTTGCATAA
- the LOC133696259 gene encoding transcriptional regulator SUPERMAN-like: protein MERNSFSSNLKDHSIGSEACNNTNSNKKLRDSWNLSSCQSFGEDYLDSLSWPPRSYTCSFCRREFKSAQALGGHMNVHRRDRARLRRSPPRDAQCPVPNLNPNPSLRPPFTRTLPSLVSPPLSALSTPLLASEVKKWTIDGTPLDPSSSELSDLTTTGTRKSFFTTENFGGFTQQDGFKIWKKAETVRLDLEIGLVRDSKDELDLELRLGSLN from the coding sequence ATGGAGAGGAACAGTTTTAGCAGCAACTTGAAAGATCATAGTATTGGCAGTGAAGCGTGCAACAACACTAACAGCAACAAGAAGCTCAGAGATTCATGGAACCTTAGCAGCTGCCAAAGCTTTGGAGAAGATTATCTTGATAGTCTTTCATGGCCTCCAAGATCGTACACGTGTAGCTTCTGCAGAAGGGAATTTAAATCTGCTCAAGCTCTTGGCGGTCACATGAATGTTCATAGGAGAGATAGAGCCAGGTTAAGAAGGTCACCTCCAAGGGACGCTCAGTGTCCTGTTCCGAACCTTAACCCTAACCCTAGTTTACGTCCTCCATTCACTCGCACATTACCATCCTTGGTGTCTCCTCCTCTTTCTGCACTATCTACACCACTTTTAGCTTCTGAAGTCAAGAAATGGACCATTGATGGTACCCCTCTTGACCCTTCAAGCTCTGAACTTTCTGATTTAACAACAACGGGAACCAGAAAATCCTTCTTCACAACTGAAAACTTTGGTGGTTTCACACAACAAGATGGATTCAAGATCTGGAAGAAGGCTGAGACTGTGAGGTTAGATTTGGAGATTGGTCTTGTTCGTGACTCCAAGGATGAATTGGATTTGGAACTTCGACTGGGATCTCTTAATTAG
- the LOC133696914 gene encoding transcriptional regulator TAC1-like, with amino-acid sequence MESAKQQSSETSSTEENYDRQEQVKEDSSSRTTISAKRSYECSFCKRGFTNAQALGGHMNIHRKDRANRTKDKQLASSSSVSSKASEEIKNPIYMVPNSSEPTKYYPVSEAQRNYGTYFQQPAGSSPREPYSYKHGSHDFLVPRSQSLSMNDELWGTSIGLQIGSSNIQDNGGNRRVSEDDEVDLELRLGHDR; translated from the coding sequence atggaGTCGGCAAAACAACAAAGCTCGGAGACTTCAAGTACTGAAGAAAATTATGATCGTCAAGAACAAGTCAAAGAGGACTCATCAAGCCGTACAACAATCTCTGCTAAACGCTCATATGAATGTTCTTTTTGCAAGAGAGGCTTCACCAACGCGCAGGCCTTAGGGGGGCACATGAACATACACCGCAAAGATCGAGCTAATCGAACCAAAGACAAGCAACTTGCAAGTTCTTCGTCAGTATCAAGCAAAGCCAGCGAGGAAATCAagaatcctatatatatggtaccAAATTCAAGTGAACCCACGAAGTACTATCCGGTTTCGGAGGCTCAAAGGAATTATGGAACGTATTTTCAGCAACCTGCAGGATCTAGCCCTAGAGAGCCATATAGTTACAAACATGGCAGTCATGATTTTCTTGTGCCGAGATCTCAATCCTTGAGCATGAATGACGAGCTTTGGGGTACAAGTATAGGCTTGCAAATTGGGTCTTCCAATATACAAGATAACGGAGGGAATAGGAGGGTTTCTGAAGATGATGAAGTCGATTTGGAGCTTAGACTTGGCCATGACCGCTAA